Proteins encoded within one genomic window of Scomber japonicus isolate fScoJap1 chromosome 16, fScoJap1.pri, whole genome shotgun sequence:
- the si:dkey-87k14.1 gene encoding leucine-rich repeat transmembrane protein FLRT2 produces the protein MEIQWRLWNKDLASFIRPWIPILLGLHLQFSRASNCPEECRCDRTFVYCNERSLTSVPLGIGEGYKTLYLHNNQINNAGFPLELHHVASVETVYLYGNQLDEFPINLPKNVRVLHLQENNIQTISRAALAQLLWLEELHLDDNSISTVGVEEGAFREAVSLKMLFLTKNHLSSVPIGLPDDLKELRLDENRIAVIAEEAFRNVTRLERLLLDGNLLTDEGIAPGTFQDLAILRELSLARNSLTYPPPFLPGEVLVKLNFQENQISRIPIRAFSGLHKLERLDISSNQLQSLTQGVFDGLVSLRQLTVRNNLWLCDCSIKWVVSWLKSLPASLNVRGFMCHKPEKFRGMVIRELSAELVQCPQSTAMTPTSTADTALIPSLSSSTDSQYVSPTSRRPFPTFPTLYPVYTTREGGLRTKQPLDPRKETLQVTFAILNGSAIHVSWVAAFPVTAYKVTWARMGPSLTGDTVRERIVGGDHRGIRLANLEPKSIYRICVIPLDAFNNYRPKDDTVCTEAMTTPASFNPNNNKRPTGPEQATQQEPSSPFLLAGLIGGAVIVVLVILLSIFCWHMHKKSRSKSSTKWKYNRGRRKDDYCEAGTKKDNSILEMTETSFQIVSLNNEQLLKGDFRVQPIYTPNGGIGFRDCPLGNNSTVYCKNNVQDAEFCRT, from the coding sequence ATGGAGATACAGTGGCGTTTATGGAATAAGGACTTGGCCTCCTTCATAAGGCCGTGGATACCCATTCTGTTAGGCCTTCACCTGCAGTTCTCCCGGGCTTCCAACTGCCCCGAGGAGTGCCGCTGTGACCGCACCTTTGTTTACTGCAACGAGCGGAGCCTGACCTCAGTGCCTCTGGGAATCGGTGAGGGTTATAAGACCCTCTACCTCCACAACAACCAAATCAATAATGCTGGTTTCCCTTTGGAGCTCCACCACGTGGCTTCTGTGGAAACTGTGTATCTCTATGGTAACCAGCTGGATGAGTTCCCCATTAACCTGCCCAAAAATGTGAGGGTTCTCCATCTGCAGGAGAACAACATTCAAACCATCTCCAGAGCGGCTCTGGCCCAGCTTCTTTGGCTGGAGGAGCTGCATTTGGATGATAACTCCATTTCTACTGTAGGGGTGGAGGAAGGGGCTTTCCGTGAGGCCGTGAGCCTGAAGATGCTCTTCCTCACCAAAAACCACCTGAGCAGTGTGCCTATCGGTCTTCCAGATGATCTAAAAGAGTTGCGATTGGATGAGAATCGGATTGCGGTCATCGCAGAGGAAGCATTTAGGAATGTCACCCGGCTAGAGCGCCTCCTGTTGGATGGAAACCTGTTGACAGACGAAGGGATTGCGCCAGGGACATTCCAGGACCTGGCAATCCTGAGAGAACTCTCCCTGGCCCGGAACTCACTCACATACCCGCCCCCATTCCTCCCAGGGGAGGTGCTGGTCAAGTTAAACTTTCAGGAAAATCAAATAAGCCGAATCCCTATCAGGGCATTCTCGGGATTGCACAAGCTGGAGAGGCTGGATATTTCTAGCAACCAGCTGCAGTCGCTGACACAGGGGGTCTTTGATGGCCTCGTCAGTCTCAGACAGCTCACTGTTCGGAACAACCTTTGGCTGTGCGACTGCAGTATCAAATGGGTGGTGTCGTGGCTTAAATCTCTGCCAGCCTCGCTCAATGTGCGCGGCTTCATGTGCCATAAACCTGAAAAATTCCGGGGTATGGTGATCAGGGAGCTGAGTGCTGAGCTGGTCCAGTGCCCGCAGAGCACAGCGATGACGCCCACTTCAACAGCTGATACTGCTCTAATCCCATCCCTGTCATCTTCTACAGACTCCCAGTATGTTTCCCCCACCTCCAGGCGACCCTTCCCCACATTCCCCACCCTCTACCCTGTGTACACAACCAGAGAGGGGGGTTTGAGGACTAAGCAACCTCTGGATCCCCGAAAGGAGACTCTGCAGGTCACATTTGCCATCCTGAATGGCTCGGCTATCCACGTGAGCTGGGTGGCCGCCTTTCCGGTCACCGCCTACAAGGTGACCTGGGCCAGGATGGGGCCCAGTCTGACAGGGGACACGGTGAGAGAGAGGATAGTGGGTGGGGATCACCGGGGGATCCGACTGGCTAACCTTGAGCCAAAGTCCATCTATCGGATCTGTGTTATTCCCTTAGATGCATTCAATAATTACCGGCCCAAAGATGATACAGTGTGCACAGAGGCCATGACCACACCAGCCTCTTTCAACCCCAATAACAACAAAAGACCAACGGGGCCAGAGCAGGCCACGCAGCAAGAACCCAGCTCACCTTTCTTGCTGGCTGGGCTGATCGGCGGGGCTGTGATTGTAGTCCTGGTCATACTCCTCAGCATCTTCTGCTGGCATATGCACAAGAAGAGCCGCTCCAAGTCCTCCACCAAGTGGAAATATAATCGGGGTCGGAGAAAAGATGACTATTGCGAAGCAGGCACAAAAAAGGATAATTCCATCCTGGAAATGACTGAGACCAGCTTCCAGATAGTGTCACTCAACAACGAGCAGCTCCTCAAGGGAGATTTTCGCGTTCAGCCTATTTACACCCCTAATGGTGGCATCGGCTTCCGGGACTGCCCCCTGGGGAACAACAGCACAGTCTACTGCAAGAACAATGTTCAGGATGCAGAGTTTTGTCGCACATGA